In the genome of Halobacterium noricense, one region contains:
- a CDS encoding sodium:calcium antiporter has protein sequence MVRAQLRHPLTALALATLLTAPWVGVFLTGGPDAYGFGEATTVAVSGIAVLGAAFLLAWGAETAEKDVPPAFAIAVLAVLAVAPEYAVDALYAWTAGANAGTARGIEAANLAVANMTGANRILIGLGWSGVALFTVYKARSSNDPAVEQRGGLRSVVNLDPAIATEITFLLAATAYAFLVPLRGGIDIVDTVVLVGLFTAYIAIIIRGDVSHDTEHVGVPAYLQEFRRPIRVLTVLVLFAFSGAVIYTAVHPFAHGLEVLGEGAGIPPFFMIQWIAPLASEAPELIVVIYLVNKARSTAGFNALISSKLNQWTLLIGTLAVVYSIAYGGIATLPFDEKQAAEIWITAAQSLFAIAILANLNIAVWEGVTLLGLFLTQVFVEFGIIRLVAEPRATELSILVLYAYTVVYLALAAVLLVRRRESVARLLRVTARGARSAFE, from the coding sequence ATGGTTCGAGCGCAGTTGCGACACCCACTGACGGCGCTGGCGCTCGCGACGCTGCTGACCGCGCCGTGGGTCGGCGTCTTCCTCACCGGCGGCCCCGACGCGTACGGATTCGGCGAAGCCACGACCGTCGCGGTCAGCGGTATCGCCGTGCTCGGCGCGGCGTTCCTGCTGGCGTGGGGTGCCGAGACCGCCGAGAAGGACGTACCGCCCGCATTCGCCATCGCCGTGCTCGCGGTGCTCGCAGTCGCCCCAGAGTACGCCGTCGACGCGCTGTACGCGTGGACCGCCGGCGCGAACGCCGGGACCGCGCGCGGCATCGAAGCCGCGAACCTCGCGGTGGCGAACATGACCGGCGCGAACCGCATCCTCATCGGGCTCGGGTGGTCCGGCGTCGCGCTGTTCACCGTCTACAAGGCCCGCTCCTCGAACGACCCCGCGGTCGAGCAGCGCGGCGGCCTCCGCAGCGTCGTCAACCTCGACCCCGCCATCGCCACCGAAATCACGTTCCTGCTCGCGGCGACCGCGTACGCCTTCCTCGTGCCGCTCCGGGGCGGCATCGACATCGTCGACACGGTGGTGCTCGTGGGACTGTTCACGGCCTACATCGCCATCATCATCCGCGGCGACGTCTCCCACGACACCGAACACGTCGGCGTCCCCGCGTACCTCCAGGAGTTCCGGCGGCCGATTCGCGTCCTCACCGTGCTCGTGCTGTTCGCGTTCTCCGGCGCGGTCATCTACACCGCCGTCCACCCGTTCGCGCACGGCCTCGAAGTGCTCGGCGAGGGGGCCGGCATCCCACCGTTTTTCATGATTCAGTGGATTGCGCCGCTGGCCTCCGAGGCACCCGAGCTCATCGTCGTCATCTACCTCGTGAACAAGGCGCGCTCGACGGCCGGGTTCAACGCACTCATCTCCTCGAAGCTCAACCAGTGGACGCTACTCATCGGGACACTGGCGGTCGTCTACAGCATCGCGTACGGTGGCATCGCCACGCTCCCGTTCGACGAGAAGCAGGCCGCCGAAATCTGGATTACCGCCGCCCAGAGCCTCTTCGCCATCGCCATCCTCGCGAACCTCAACATCGCTGTCTGGGAGGGCGTCACGCTCCTTGGGTTGTTCCTCACGCAGGTGTTCGTGGAGTTCGGCATCATCCGGCTGGTCGCCGAACCCCGGGCGACCGAACTCAGCATCCTCGTGCTGTACGCCTACACTGTCGTCTACCTCGCACTCGCCGCGGTGTTGCTCGTTCGCCGCCGCGAGTCCGTCGCCCGGCTCCTCCGAGTTACCGCACGCGGCGCTCGCTCGGCGTTCGAGTAG
- a CDS encoding calcium/sodium antiporter, which translates to MAGTLLADGAILLVGILLLYVGAEFLVAAASALALSHGVKAATVGVTIVAFATTAPELFVSATGALTASDSIALGNIVGSNIANIGLVLGASALVRPMEVDDKTLYQHGPFMFTAAVALVGLGLDGSIGTLDGVVLLALLAGFTGFLYYKSQQEDDIALPEEVEMDEDATTAGLREYVTLVGAIVLLLAGSRALIDGGRGVLMAWGFDDLFIGLTIIAFGTSVPELATSLVSAIRGEAEFSIGNVVGSNIYNVLAVIGVVAVVVPISVSGSTIGYEFPVMLAFTVAALAIMAFGDRITRVEGAGLVVGYVGFVYFLLP; encoded by the coding sequence ATGGCCGGCACACTCCTCGCCGACGGCGCGATACTGCTCGTCGGCATCCTGCTGCTCTACGTCGGTGCCGAGTTCCTCGTCGCCGCGGCGTCCGCCCTCGCGCTCTCCCACGGCGTGAAGGCGGCGACGGTCGGCGTCACCATCGTCGCGTTCGCCACCACCGCGCCCGAGCTGTTCGTCAGCGCCACCGGCGCGCTGACCGCCTCCGACAGCATCGCGCTCGGCAACATCGTGGGGTCGAACATCGCCAACATCGGGCTCGTGCTCGGCGCGTCCGCGCTCGTCCGCCCGATGGAAGTCGACGACAAGACGCTCTACCAGCACGGCCCGTTCATGTTCACGGCCGCCGTCGCGCTCGTCGGCCTCGGGCTCGACGGCAGCATCGGTACGCTGGACGGCGTCGTCCTCCTCGCGCTGCTGGCCGGCTTCACCGGCTTCCTCTACTACAAGTCCCAGCAGGAGGACGACATCGCGCTCCCCGAGGAGGTCGAGATGGACGAAGACGCCACAACCGCCGGACTCCGCGAGTACGTTACGCTCGTCGGTGCAATCGTTCTCCTGCTGGCTGGCTCCCGCGCGCTCATCGACGGCGGGCGCGGCGTCCTCATGGCGTGGGGCTTCGACGACCTCTTCATCGGCCTCACCATCATCGCGTTCGGAACCTCCGTCCCCGAACTGGCGACGTCGCTGGTGAGCGCGATTCGCGGCGAGGCCGAGTTCTCCATCGGGAACGTCGTCGGGTCGAACATCTACAACGTGCTCGCGGTCATCGGCGTCGTCGCCGTCGTCGTCCCCATCTCGGTGTCCGGGTCGACGATTGGCTACGAGTTCCCCGTGATGTTGGCGTTCACCGTCGCCGCGCTCGCCATCATGGCGTTCGGCGACCGCATCACGCGCGTCGAGGGCGCTGGCTTGGTCGTCGGCTACGTCGGCTTCGTCTACTTCCTGCTGCCGTAA
- a CDS encoding shikimate dehydrogenase: protein MQVFGLVGNPVEHSLSPPMHEAAYDELGLDARYVTFEPARKDVEAAIEGADALGVAGLNVTIPFKQAVLDVVDPDDLAARIGAVNTVDFSGNTVTGHNTDAEGVRRSFAHHDVELDGRDAVVVGAGGAGRAAAFALADAGVTVSIANRTVETAELLADDVGDAVSAHGLDALPELLADADVLVNATSVGMEADESPVPAAALHADLAVLDAVYAPLETRLLRDADAAGATTIDGAWMLLFQGVAAFELWTGRDAPIAAMNDALRAKL, encoded by the coding sequence GTGCAGGTATTCGGACTCGTCGGGAACCCGGTCGAACACTCGCTGTCGCCGCCGATGCACGAAGCCGCCTACGACGAACTCGGGCTGGACGCCCGCTACGTCACCTTCGAGCCGGCACGCAAGGACGTCGAGGCTGCAATCGAGGGCGCGGACGCGCTCGGCGTCGCCGGCTTGAACGTCACCATCCCGTTCAAGCAGGCGGTCCTCGACGTCGTCGACCCGGACGACCTCGCGGCCCGCATCGGCGCGGTCAACACCGTCGACTTCTCCGGGAACACCGTCACCGGCCACAACACGGACGCGGAGGGCGTGCGTCGCTCGTTCGCCCACCACGACGTCGAACTGGACGGCCGCGACGCGGTCGTCGTTGGTGCGGGCGGCGCGGGCCGCGCGGCGGCATTCGCGCTCGCCGACGCCGGTGTGACCGTCAGCATCGCCAACCGAACCGTCGAAACCGCGGAGCTACTGGCCGACGACGTCGGCGACGCCGTGTCCGCCCACGGCCTCGACGCGCTCCCCGAACTGCTCGCGGACGCCGACGTGCTCGTGAACGCGACGAGCGTCGGGATGGAGGCGGACGAATCGCCCGTTCCGGCGGCCGCGCTCCACGCCGACCTCGCGGTGCTGGACGCGGTGTACGCGCCGCTGGAGACGCGGCTGCTCCGGGACGCCGACGCCGCGGGCGCGACGACCATCGACGGCGCGTGGATGCTCCTGTTCCAGGGCGTCGCGGCGTTCGAACTGTGGACGGGTCGAGACGCGCCGATAGCCGCGATGAACGACGCGCTGCGCGCGAAACTCTGA
- a CDS encoding helix-hairpin-helix domain-containing protein → MGLLSTLKSLLGMEEEGRSTGSGVDVTVEHEPSAESERAVKESDAEHEAEAETEAEDEAEGVDEPVATETDAAASTESLVDDEHTDDPTRAAEPAEAASPGEEETPTSVDGEPVTVLKGIGPAYADRLEDAGTETVADLAAADSEELAERVDLSAKRVGRWVDTAQDYE, encoded by the coding sequence ATGGGACTGCTCTCGACACTCAAATCGCTGCTCGGAATGGAGGAAGAGGGCCGCTCCACCGGGAGTGGCGTTGACGTGACCGTCGAACACGAGCCGTCAGCGGAATCCGAGCGAGCGGTCAAGGAATCGGACGCGGAGCACGAAGCCGAAGCTGAAACCGAAGCGGAAGACGAGGCGGAAGGCGTCGACGAGCCGGTCGCGACGGAGACCGACGCGGCCGCCTCCACGGAGTCGCTGGTCGACGACGAGCACACCGACGACCCGACGCGGGCCGCCGAGCCCGCCGAGGCCGCGAGCCCCGGCGAAGAGGAGACGCCGACGTCGGTCGACGGCGAGCCTGTCACCGTCCTGAAGGGCATCGGGCCGGCGTACGCCGACCGCCTCGAAGACGCGGGCACCGAGACCGTCGCGGACCTCGCCGCGGCCGACTCCGAGGAGCTCGCCGAGCGCGTCGACCTCTCCGCAAAGCGCGTCGGTCGCTGGGTGGACACCGCCCAAGACTACGAGTGA
- the pabB gene encoding aminodeoxychorismate synthase, component I — translation MGEPATVVTDRVDVRAAAADASTDARVVVEARVPVDDPFEAYRRARGDDPEFYYETTGGSDGWGYFGVAPDELLTVGAGESGALDVLADRTGVPVLCGDCEVPHPGGLFGWLSYDVARDLEALPRDAVDDRELPRLQFGVYPVVAAWREPFASDDPLRLVATVPLDGDADAAFDAGVERVQALAARVRDGDPGVGPPPTDDRGGFESACGRAAYEDRVRTVKEHVRDGDTFQANVSQRLEAPASVHPVAVYAALRDTNPAPYSGLVEFPGIDLVSASPELLLAKRGRDLVTEPIAGTRPRGDTDEADAALEADLRRDEKERAEHAMLVDLERNDLGKVADYGSIEVDEYRRVDKYSEVMHLVSEVRGHLREECTLADAVAAVFPGGTITGAPKPRTMELLDEVEATRRGPYTGSMAAVGFDGDATLNIVIRTLVRFRDEYHLRVGAGIVHDSDPSAEYDETLDKARALVTAIDDALDRTGDAFALREEEGEQ, via the coding sequence ATGGGTGAGCCGGCGACCGTCGTCACCGACCGCGTGGACGTTCGAGCCGCCGCAGCGGACGCGTCGACTGACGCGCGCGTCGTCGTGGAAGCCCGCGTTCCGGTCGACGACCCCTTCGAGGCGTACCGGCGCGCTCGCGGGGACGACCCCGAATTCTACTACGAGACCACGGGTGGGAGCGACGGCTGGGGGTACTTCGGCGTCGCGCCTGACGAGCTGTTGACCGTCGGGGCCGGCGAATCCGGCGCGCTCGACGTGCTCGCGGACCGCACTGGTGTCCCGGTCCTGTGCGGCGACTGCGAGGTGCCCCACCCCGGCGGCCTGTTCGGCTGGCTCTCCTACGACGTCGCCCGCGACCTCGAAGCCCTCCCCAGAGACGCCGTCGACGACCGCGAACTCCCTCGCCTGCAGTTCGGCGTCTATCCAGTCGTCGCCGCCTGGCGCGAGCCCTTCGCGTCCGACGACCCGCTCCGGCTCGTCGCCACCGTCCCGCTGGACGGCGACGCGGACGCTGCTTTCGACGCCGGCGTCGAGCGCGTGCAGGCGCTCGCCGCCCGAGTCCGCGACGGTGACCCCGGCGTCGGACCGCCGCCGACCGACGACCGCGGGGGCTTCGAGAGCGCGTGCGGCCGTGCCGCCTACGAGGACCGCGTCCGCACCGTCAAGGAGCACGTCCGGGACGGCGACACGTTTCAGGCGAACGTCAGCCAGCGCCTCGAAGCCCCGGCGAGCGTCCATCCGGTCGCGGTGTACGCCGCGCTGCGCGACACCAACCCCGCGCCGTACTCCGGGCTCGTGGAGTTCCCGGGCATCGACCTCGTGTCCGCCAGCCCCGAACTCCTGCTGGCGAAGCGCGGCCGCGACCTCGTCACCGAACCCATCGCCGGCACCCGACCCCGCGGAGACACCGACGAGGCGGACGCCGCCCTCGAAGCCGACCTCCGGCGCGACGAGAAGGAGCGCGCCGAGCACGCGATGCTCGTGGACCTCGAACGCAACGACCTCGGGAAGGTCGCCGACTACGGCAGCATCGAGGTCGACGAATACCGCCGCGTGGACAAGTACAGCGAGGTGATGCACCTCGTCAGCGAGGTTCGGGGCCATCTCCGCGAGGAGTGCACGCTCGCGGACGCCGTCGCCGCGGTGTTTCCCGGGGGAACTATCACCGGCGCGCCCAAGCCCCGGACGATGGAGTTACTCGACGAGGTGGAAGCCACTCGCCGCGGCCCCTACACCGGGAGCATGGCGGCCGTCGGGTTCGACGGCGACGCCACGCTCAACATCGTCATCCGCACGCTCGTCCGATTCCGCGACGAGTACCACCTGCGCGTCGGCGCAGGAATCGTCCACGACTCGGACCCGAGCGCGGAGTACGACGAGACCCTCGACAAGGCTCGCGCGCTCGTGACCGCCATCGACGACGCGCTCGACCGCACCGGCGACGCGTTCGCGCTCCGCGAGGAGGAGGGCGAGCAGTGA
- a CDS encoding anthranilate synthase component II produces MTVLVVDNYDSFAYNLVQYVGEHADSVVVRRNDEIDVEAIRDLDPDGIVVSPGPGTPDDAGVSIPVFRDLDYPTLGVCLGHQALCAANGAPVEHAPSVVHGKSSVVRHDGRGIFAGLPERVETGRYHSLSVPEAGLPDDLVPTAWTVDEHADGMVMAVRHRERPHAGVQFHPESILTPTGEHLICGFVETCTTT; encoded by the coding sequence GTGACCGTCCTCGTCGTGGACAACTACGACTCGTTCGCGTACAACCTCGTCCAGTACGTCGGCGAACACGCCGACAGCGTGGTCGTCCGCCGTAACGACGAAATCGACGTCGAGGCCATCCGCGACCTCGACCCGGACGGCATCGTCGTCTCGCCCGGCCCTGGCACGCCCGACGACGCCGGCGTCTCGATTCCCGTCTTCCGCGACCTCGACTACCCGACGCTGGGCGTCTGCCTCGGCCACCAGGCGCTCTGTGCGGCCAACGGCGCGCCCGTCGAGCACGCGCCGTCGGTCGTCCACGGGAAGTCCTCGGTCGTCCGCCACGACGGCCGCGGCATCTTCGCGGGGCTCCCGGAGCGCGTCGAGACCGGCCGCTATCACTCGCTGTCCGTGCCCGAGGCCGGACTCCCCGACGACCTCGTGCCGACCGCGTGGACCGTCGACGAGCACGCCGACGGCATGGTGATGGCGGTCCGCCACCGCGAGCGACCCCACGCGGGCGTCCAGTTCCACCCCGAGAGCATCCTCACGCCGACCGGCGAGCACCTAATCTGTGGCTTCGTAGAGACGTGTACTACCACGTAG
- a CDS encoding aminotransferase class IV has product MYYHVDGEVVAAEDATVSVRDRGFQYGDAAFETLRAYGGQVFAWDAHASRLQATCDALGIDHGLADRDLRGRIHATLAANDLTEAYVRLTVSRGVQSGRLTPDEDTDPTVVVVAEELPRGGVDGERVWNEPATVATAAVERVPDDALPAVAKTHNYLNGVLARIDADSADEAILLDADDRVTEGATSNVFFVDDGTLHTPSLDLPVLPGVTRWAVLELAEDLGVSVEEGHYTPRDLRAADELFLTNTTWEVRPVAAYDDTTYTTCKVGARLARAFAEEIEQRHY; this is encoded by the coding sequence GTGTACTACCACGTAGACGGCGAGGTCGTGGCCGCCGAGGACGCCACGGTGAGCGTCCGCGACCGCGGGTTCCAGTACGGCGACGCCGCCTTCGAGACGTTGCGCGCGTACGGCGGCCAGGTGTTCGCGTGGGACGCCCACGCCAGCCGCCTCCAGGCGACCTGCGACGCGCTCGGTATCGACCACGGGCTCGCGGACCGCGACCTCCGCGGCCGTATCCACGCCACGCTCGCCGCCAACGACCTCACCGAGGCCTACGTCCGTCTCACCGTCTCCCGAGGCGTCCAGTCCGGGCGGCTCACACCTGACGAGGACACCGACCCGACGGTCGTCGTCGTCGCCGAGGAACTCCCGCGCGGCGGCGTCGACGGCGAACGCGTCTGGAACGAACCCGCGACGGTCGCCACTGCCGCAGTCGAACGCGTTCCCGACGACGCGCTCCCCGCAGTCGCGAAGACCCACAACTATCTCAACGGCGTCCTCGCGCGCATCGACGCCGACAGCGCCGACGAAGCCATCCTCCTCGACGCCGACGACCGCGTCACCGAGGGTGCCACGAGCAACGTCTTCTTCGTCGACGATGGTACGCTCCACACGCCCAGCCTCGACCTCCCGGTCCTCCCCGGCGTCACGCGCTGGGCGGTCCTCGAACTCGCCGAGGACCTCGGCGTCTCCGTCGAGGAAGGCCACTACACGCCCCGCGACTTGCGCGCCGCCGACGAACTGTTCCTCACGAACACCACGTGGGAAGTCCGGCCCGTCGCCGCCTACGACGACACTACCTACACCACGTGCAAGGTCGGCGCGCGCCTCGCCCGCGCGTTCGCCGAGGAAATCGAGCAGAGACATTACTAA
- a CDS encoding Rieske (2Fe-2S) protein, with product MGDERIAAVEEVPAEGTLLYTLADGGDEREAILLKLSDGTVTSFLNYCMHWTDVKLDTGDGAPVRNGDVVCRKHAATFEKDSGVCTHGPCEGAHLDPVAVEVRDGDVFLAADDYEFVRAGVENDDPADLSTSPGARLGF from the coding sequence ATGGGAGACGAGCGCATCGCTGCGGTCGAGGAGGTGCCGGCCGAGGGAACGCTGCTGTACACGCTCGCCGACGGCGGCGACGAGCGCGAGGCCATCCTGCTGAAACTCTCAGACGGCACCGTCACATCGTTTTTGAACTACTGCATGCACTGGACGGACGTGAAACTCGACACGGGTGACGGCGCGCCCGTGCGGAACGGCGACGTGGTCTGTCGCAAGCACGCCGCGACCTTCGAGAAGGACTCCGGAGTCTGCACGCACGGCCCCTGCGAGGGCGCACACCTCGACCCCGTCGCGGTCGAGGTCCGGGACGGCGACGTCTTCCTCGCGGCCGACGACTACGAGTTCGTGCGGGCGGGCGTCGAGAATGACGACCCCGCCGACCTCTCGACGTCCCCTGGCGCGCGCCTCGGCTTCTAA
- a CDS encoding transcriptional regulator, producing the protein MDDQTTRERIRDALRERPDTPSGLAEEFGVSRGTVLTHVRHLSKTLEGTDEELLVKPPECRDCGFDGFDDPVNVPSRCPECKSESIEEPAFVVEDD; encoded by the coding sequence ATGGACGACCAGACCACCCGTGAACGCATCCGCGACGCACTCCGCGAGCGCCCCGACACGCCCAGCGGCCTCGCCGAGGAGTTCGGCGTCTCGCGCGGCACGGTGCTGACCCACGTCCGTCACCTCTCGAAGACGCTGGAAGGGACCGACGAGGAACTGCTCGTGAAGCCGCCGGAGTGCCGGGATTGCGGGTTCGACGGCTTCGACGACCCCGTGAACGTGCCGTCGCGGTGCCCCGAGTGCAAGAGCGAGAGCATCGAGGAGCCCGCGTTCGTCGTCGAGGACGATTAG
- a CDS encoding sugar phosphate nucleotidyltransferase encodes MKAVVLAGGYATRLWPITKHRPKMFLPVGDSTVIDEIFADLEADDRIEEVFVSTNERFAEDFREYLADSDFQKPTLTVEDTSEEDEKFGVVGALAQLVNRENVDDDLVVVAGDNLISFDIAEFVDFFEAKGTPALAAYDVGSLERAKSYGLVDLDGDEVVDFQEKPEHPKSTLVSIACYAFPRETLPDLQTYLEEGENPDEPGWFLQWLQARQSVHAFTFEGAWFDIGTPESYLDAARWKLDGDNLVSDDAVVENTTIGENVHVMADAELRNSSVDNSVIFPDATLHDCDVRDSIIDEQTHLENIDFAGALIGAHTTISNGE; translated from the coding sequence ATGAAAGCCGTCGTCCTCGCCGGCGGGTACGCGACCCGGTTGTGGCCCATCACGAAGCACCGGCCGAAGATGTTCCTCCCGGTCGGCGACTCGACAGTCATCGACGAGATTTTCGCGGACCTCGAAGCCGACGACCGCATCGAGGAGGTGTTCGTCTCCACGAACGAGCGCTTCGCGGAGGACTTCCGCGAGTACCTCGCCGACAGCGACTTCCAGAAGCCGACGCTCACCGTCGAAGACACCTCCGAGGAGGACGAGAAGTTCGGCGTCGTCGGCGCGCTCGCCCAGCTCGTCAACCGCGAAAACGTCGACGACGACCTCGTCGTGGTCGCCGGGGACAACCTCATCAGCTTCGACATCGCGGAGTTCGTGGACTTCTTCGAGGCGAAGGGGACGCCCGCGCTGGCCGCCTACGACGTCGGTAGCCTCGAACGCGCGAAGTCCTACGGGCTCGTGGACCTCGACGGCGACGAGGTCGTCGACTTCCAGGAGAAACCCGAACACCCCAAGAGCACGCTCGTCTCCATCGCGTGCTACGCGTTCCCCCGTGAGACGCTGCCCGACCTCCAGACGTACCTCGAAGAGGGCGAGAACCCCGACGAGCCCGGCTGGTTCCTCCAGTGGCTGCAGGCCCGCCAATCCGTCCACGCGTTCACCTTCGAGGGCGCGTGGTTCGACATCGGCACGCCGGAGTCGTACCTCGACGCCGCGCGCTGGAAGCTCGACGGCGACAACCTCGTCAGCGACGACGCCGTCGTGGAGAACACCACCATCGGCGAGAACGTCCACGTGATGGCCGACGCCGAACTCCGCAACTCCAGCGTCGACAACTCCGTCATCTTCCCGGACGCGACGCTGCACGACTGCGACGTCCGCGACTCCATCATCGACGAGCAGACCCACCTCGAAAACATCGACTTCGCGGGCGCGCTCATCGGCGCGCACACCACGATTTCCAACGGCGAATAA
- a CDS encoding rubrerythrin family protein, with product MNADDFRDDVAAAVETELDRLGSSKRLVALTDASLDDETVLRAAAASEAAAADVFAAWAADETGDAAETFAAFAERERDHYERVAAELGDDVAAESGAVHDYLRDLDDTVERAGGVVGRGLVAERTLAQFVSYFVNSADEARADLFRELRADTDADTEAALSLLANVAEDEADIERARAAAVEVVNVAYEEYVEALESMGVNAKSVC from the coding sequence ATGAACGCCGACGACTTCCGCGACGACGTCGCGGCCGCCGTGGAGACCGAACTCGACCGCCTCGGCTCCTCGAAGCGCCTCGTCGCGCTCACGGACGCGAGCCTCGACGACGAGACGGTGTTGCGCGCGGCCGCCGCCAGCGAGGCCGCCGCAGCCGACGTGTTCGCGGCGTGGGCGGCGGACGAAACTGGTGACGCCGCCGAGACGTTCGCCGCGTTTGCGGAGCGCGAGCGCGACCACTACGAGCGCGTCGCCGCGGAACTCGGCGACGACGTGGCTGCCGAATCCGGCGCAGTCCACGACTACCTCCGCGACCTCGACGACACCGTCGAGCGCGCGGGCGGCGTCGTCGGCCGCGGCCTCGTCGCGGAGCGCACGCTCGCGCAGTTCGTGAGTTACTTCGTGAACAGCGCCGACGAAGCACGCGCGGACCTGTTTCGGGAACTGCGCGCCGACACCGACGCGGACACCGAGGCTGCGCTCTCCCTGCTCGCGAACGTAGCAGAAGACGAAGCGGATATCGAGCGCGCGAGAGCGGCGGCTGTCGAGGTCGTGAACGTCGCCTACGAAGAGTACGTCGAGGCGCTCGAATCGATGGGCGTGAACGCCAAATCCGTCTGTTGA
- a CDS encoding MBL fold metallo-hydrolase, with protein sequence MTSPAITPRDLYDRIRSGSVSVLDVRDRDEFEAWHVDGPDVTAAHVPYMQFVSAQVSGDTADLVPDELDEPIVVVCGVGEASDEVAAVLREEGVDAVNLDGGMEAWADLVVEHDLGEGVVQYERPSSGCLSYLLADGDEAVVVDPLAAASERYADDAAERGLDLRWAVDTHVHADHFSGVRAVAAKTDAERVLPAGATERGLDYDATLLADGDSLQVGDRELVARHAPGHTTELVVLEWGDALLTADCLFLDGVGRPDLEDADRARKLAARQYDTLHDLIFAYPDDTRVLPGHVEATTPLADDGFARSLGAVRESLDVADLSREAFVDALTTDLPPRPANYETIVVTNLGQRELDAETLELERGPNNCAVSST encoded by the coding sequence GTGACTTCGCCAGCCATCACGCCACGCGACCTCTACGACCGCATCCGGAGCGGCTCGGTCTCCGTGCTGGACGTCCGCGACCGCGACGAGTTCGAGGCGTGGCACGTCGACGGCCCCGACGTGACCGCCGCCCACGTCCCCTACATGCAGTTCGTCTCGGCGCAGGTCTCGGGCGACACGGCCGACCTCGTCCCGGACGAACTGGACGAGCCAATCGTCGTCGTGTGTGGGGTCGGCGAAGCCAGCGACGAGGTCGCGGCGGTCCTCCGCGAGGAGGGCGTCGACGCTGTGAACCTCGACGGCGGGATGGAGGCGTGGGCGGACCTCGTGGTCGAGCACGACCTCGGCGAAGGTGTCGTGCAGTACGAGCGGCCGTCCTCCGGTTGCCTCTCCTACCTGCTTGCGGACGGCGACGAAGCAGTGGTCGTCGACCCACTGGCGGCCGCGAGCGAGCGGTACGCCGACGACGCGGCCGAGCGCGGCCTCGACCTCCGGTGGGCCGTCGACACGCACGTCCACGCGGACCACTTCTCGGGAGTCCGTGCGGTCGCCGCGAAGACGGACGCCGAGCGCGTCCTCCCCGCGGGGGCGACGGAGCGCGGCCTCGACTACGACGCGACGCTGCTCGCGGACGGGGATTCGCTCCAAGTCGGCGACCGCGAACTCGTGGCGCGGCACGCGCCCGGCCACACCACCGAACTCGTCGTGCTGGAGTGGGGTGACGCGTTGCTCACCGCGGACTGCCTGTTCCTCGACGGCGTGGGTCGCCCCGACCTCGAGGACGCCGACCGCGCCCGCAAACTCGCCGCGCGGCAGTACGACACGCTCCACGACCTGATTTTCGCGTACCCGGACGACACCCGTGTGCTCCCCGGGCACGTCGAGGCGACGACACCGCTGGCGGACGACGGTTTCGCTCGGAGTCTCGGCGCAGTTCGGGAGTCGCTGGACGTCGCGGACCTGTCGCGCGAGGCGTTCGTGGACGCGCTCACGACGGACCTGCCGCCGCGGCCGGCGAACTACGAGACAATCGTCGTGACGAACCTCGGCCAGCGAGAACTCGACGCGGAGACGCTAGAACTGGAGCGCGGGCCGAACAACTGCGCGGTGTCCTCGACGTGA
- a CDS encoding 2Fe-2S iron-sulfur cluster-binding protein encodes MTEYTVEFVGTGEEIQVSDKETVLSACLEAGIAQEYSCRVGMCLACSAKIEEGDVTQPAVRGLTEAEAQNYALTCMARPQSDLKLDRGKYPPSIEEDAAAGAAAADDD; translated from the coding sequence ATGACCGAGTACACCGTCGAGTTCGTCGGAACCGGCGAGGAGATTCAGGTCTCCGACAAGGAGACCGTGCTGTCGGCCTGCCTGGAAGCGGGCATCGCCCAGGAGTACTCCTGCCGCGTCGGGATGTGCCTGGCGTGCTCCGCGAAAATCGAGGAGGGCGACGTCACCCAGCCCGCCGTCCGCGGGCTCACCGAGGCGGAAGCACAGAACTACGCGCTGACGTGCATGGCGCGCCCGCAGTCGGACCTGAAACTCGACCGCGGGAAGTACCCGCCGAGCATCGAGGAAGACGCCGCCGCGGGGGCGGCCGCAGCGGACGACGACTGA